The proteins below come from a single Gemmatimonadota bacterium genomic window:
- a CDS encoding right-handed parallel beta-helix repeat-containing protein yields the protein MRKAHILICGGLVVLLATAAGAATVFVPADYPTIQQAIDGSVAGDQIIVSPGTYEEQLVLAKDVTVTGSGPGVTVVRSPDTLTEYFTTSANNYPVVYFTGTLNAVVEELTVDGAGKGNANSRFIGVGFYNAGGSLLNCTVTDVRDTPFSGAQHGVGIYAYSDGGGYPTHNVLLSRCRVTDYQKAGIVMNGTQLLGTVTECIVSGAGQTSVTAQNGIQFGYGCSGMVNTCQVRDHSYTGASWTASGILAYQAGNLDVVSCPQIAHNQMGAYFVMTSGTFTDNTLYSGALGQGAGGSYWGLGVDREGAHSPAPAVWTEDLLPPLAGRSTTTVLVNSCSFAGDGTGSGTGIGAWAQNGDNVSLSVDTCDITQWTWGVEVWDDGSAAASVGVHSCCIRSNTSEGVVNYTATDVIATNNWWGSTSGPSGEGPGTGDAVSTGVVFAPWLSYNPCNPVSVEDVSWGRVKGFYR from the coding sequence ATGCGTAAGGCACACATTCTGATTTGTGGGGGACTCGTCGTCCTTCTGGCCACCGCGGCCGGTGCGGCGACGGTATTTGTGCCCGCAGATTATCCCACGATCCAGCAGGCCATCGACGGTTCCGTGGCGGGCGACCAGATCATCGTTTCGCCGGGAACTTACGAGGAACAGCTCGTCCTTGCCAAGGATGTCACCGTGACCGGCTCCGGTCCCGGCGTCACCGTGGTCCGTTCACCGGACACGCTCACCGAGTACTTCACGACGAGCGCGAACAACTACCCGGTCGTGTATTTCACCGGCACGCTCAACGCAGTCGTTGAAGAGCTGACGGTGGACGGAGCGGGGAAGGGAAATGCGAACAGCCGGTTCATCGGAGTCGGCTTCTACAACGCGGGTGGTTCGCTCCTGAACTGCACCGTCACCGATGTGCGGGACACGCCGTTCAGCGGCGCGCAACATGGGGTTGGCATCTACGCCTACTCCGACGGCGGCGGCTACCCGACTCACAATGTGCTGCTCTCCCGGTGCCGTGTGACGGACTATCAGAAGGCGGGCATCGTGATGAACGGCACCCAGCTTCTGGGCACCGTGACCGAGTGCATCGTGTCCGGCGCCGGGCAGACCTCCGTGACCGCACAGAATGGGATCCAGTTCGGTTACGGATGCAGCGGCATGGTCAACACCTGTCAGGTGCGGGACCATTCGTACACGGGCGCGTCGTGGACCGCGTCCGGGATTCTCGCGTATCAGGCGGGGAATCTGGATGTCGTTTCCTGCCCGCAGATCGCGCACAACCAGATGGGCGCCTACTTCGTCATGACTTCCGGCACCTTTACCGACAACACCCTCTATTCCGGCGCACTGGGGCAAGGTGCGGGGGGTAGCTACTGGGGGCTTGGTGTGGATCGGGAGGGAGCCCATTCGCCCGCTCCTGCGGTCTGGACCGAAGACCTGCTGCCGCCGTTGGCCGGGCGAAGCACGACCACGGTTCTCGTGAACTCGTGCAGCTTTGCGGGGGACGGTACAGGCTCCGGCACCGGGATCGGCGCATGGGCGCAAAACGGAGACAATGTTTCGCTGTCCGTGGATACCTGCGACATCACCCAGTGGACCTGGGGTGTGGAGGTGTGGGACGACGGGTCGGCTGCGGCTTCCGTCGGAGTTCACAGTTGCTGCATTCGCTCCAACACGAGCGAAGGTGTGGTGAACTACACCGCCACGGATGTCATCGCGACCAACAACTGGTGGGGAAGCACGAGCGGTCCTTCGGGCGAGGGGCCGGGAACGGGAGACGCGGTTTCCACCGGAGTAGTCTTTGCTCCGTGGCTCTCCTACAATCCCTGCAACCCGGTTTCCGTCGAAGATGTCTCCTGGGGCCGCGTGAAGGGATTCTACCGGTAG
- a CDS encoding cation:proton antiporter has protein sequence MCALGFPVRAMLRRAGAPPAVSLMALGVLIGPGVLDWMPAAWDGVLETTSRAAFVVLLLRAGLDLPPGVLRTVAVPALVFGTVPVAAEFAVVTGLARVFLFDHWVLALLAGVLVAAVSPAVILPTMLSRKKRGWGSARMVPDRIIGQTLVNAILAQTGILCLLAVLDPGRSAQGAVWSLAAFPLAVVGGGAVGVAVGRWGIPRAVLQALPSWAATLVVLGAGLGVYFGCGLLGLEAVVAALAAGVAVRVRLPDGAPGIRAGLHRVWQVAEVVLFVNLGSQIDLSGLSRSDLVLSLLAVLGVALVARLAVARLLVARTSLTAPERRCVLLAHVPKATIQAVFGALPLLKIREWGLTSMEDAGQVLLLLSALAIVATAPIGACLLERVSARAATGTPSPSSRPGAVAP, from the coding sequence ATGTGTGCGCTCGGGTTTCCCGTGCGCGCGATGCTCCGGCGTGCGGGGGCACCCCCGGCCGTCTCGCTGATGGCGCTGGGAGTCCTCATCGGGCCGGGCGTTCTCGACTGGATGCCCGCCGCATGGGACGGCGTTTTGGAGACGACCTCGCGCGCCGCCTTCGTCGTGCTTCTACTGAGGGCGGGGCTGGACCTTCCACCCGGGGTTCTGCGCACGGTGGCCGTGCCGGCACTCGTATTCGGGACGGTGCCGGTGGCCGCCGAGTTTGCGGTCGTCACGGGGCTGGCGCGCGTCTTCCTCTTCGATCACTGGGTGCTTGCGCTCCTCGCCGGGGTACTCGTGGCCGCGGTCTCTCCAGCCGTGATTCTGCCGACCATGCTCTCCCGCAAGAAACGGGGGTGGGGGAGCGCGCGAATGGTGCCGGATCGAATCATTGGACAGACGCTTGTGAACGCCATCCTCGCCCAGACGGGAATCCTGTGCCTCCTCGCGGTCCTGGACCCCGGACGGTCCGCGCAGGGCGCCGTGTGGAGTCTCGCGGCGTTTCCGCTCGCGGTGGTGGGCGGCGGGGCGGTCGGCGTCGCGGTGGGTCGCTGGGGGATCCCCCGCGCCGTACTGCAGGCGCTCCCGTCGTGGGCCGCCACCCTTGTCGTACTGGGCGCCGGGCTGGGCGTGTACTTCGGGTGTGGTCTCCTCGGGCTTGAGGCCGTGGTGGCGGCGCTGGCCGCGGGGGTCGCGGTCCGCGTCCGTCTCCCGGACGGCGCGCCCGGGATTCGGGCGGGGCTGCATCGCGTCTGGCAGGTTGCGGAAGTCGTTCTTTTCGTGAACCTGGGTTCGCAGATCGACCTGTCCGGGCTGAGCCGGTCCGACCTTGTGCTGAGCCTTCTCGCGGTGCTGGGGGTCGCTCTTGTCGCAAGGCTTGCCGTGGCCCGGCTGCTCGTCGCCCGGACATCACTGACGGCGCCGGAGCGACGCTGTGTGCTGCTGGCCCATGTGCCCAAGGCGACCATTCAGGCAGTGTTCGGGGCTCTGCCGCTCCTGAAGATCCGCGAATGGGGCCTCACTTCCATGGAGGACGCGGGGCAGGTCCTCCTGCTTCTCTCCGCGCTGGCGATCGTGGCGACCGCACCGATCGGAGCCTGTCTTCTGGAGCGGGTGAGTGCCCGAGCCGCCACGGGAACCCCGTCGCCTTCCTCTCGCCCCGGAGCGGTCGCGCCCTGA
- a CDS encoding DNA recombination protein RmuC produces MTGVQWVPVLAGGAVAVFGAVALLQWRRADSWRDRAARLEAELQASRDSNDTTESILETVETRFRDAFRSLSADALSENSDTFLRLARTSFDGFREATATDLERRRAAVDDLVRPLTEGLGRIDRHLTEAEKERGSAHAALTGQIDGLFRTQQALQTETVGLRRALSAPSIRGRWGEVQLRRVVEMSGMAEHCDFTTQDSSSDEEGRVLRPDLVVHLPGGHSIVVDSKAPLAAYLKAMDASGEAEREVHLRAHAQSVRDHLKALGGKAYWERVQPGPEFVVMFLPGEAILGAALGKDPDLLEYGVDHKVIPASPATLIALLRSVAFGWRQERAAESARAIAELGRELHGRIGTLAAHFTDMGRALGKTVDTYNRAVGSFEARVLPGARRFHELGAVDCAEVDSPPPLDRVPRSLRDPADPAGPERISEGEPENTEMKP; encoded by the coding sequence ATGACGGGGGTGCAGTGGGTGCCGGTTCTTGCGGGGGGCGCCGTGGCCGTGTTCGGTGCCGTGGCGCTTCTTCAGTGGCGGCGGGCTGATTCGTGGCGGGATCGTGCCGCGCGCCTCGAAGCGGAACTGCAGGCGTCGCGTGACTCCAACGACACCACCGAATCCATTCTGGAGACGGTGGAGACCCGGTTCCGCGATGCCTTCCGGTCCCTTTCGGCCGATGCCCTCTCCGAGAACAGCGACACCTTCCTCCGGCTGGCGCGGACCTCCTTCGACGGGTTTCGAGAAGCGACCGCCACCGACCTCGAGCGTCGCCGTGCCGCCGTGGATGATCTTGTGCGTCCGCTTACGGAAGGCCTCGGCCGGATCGACCGGCATCTTACCGAAGCCGAGAAGGAACGAGGCAGCGCCCATGCCGCGCTCACCGGGCAGATCGACGGGCTGTTTCGCACGCAACAGGCCCTTCAGACGGAAACGGTGGGGCTTCGCCGGGCGTTGAGCGCGCCGTCCATTCGCGGGCGGTGGGGCGAAGTGCAACTTCGTCGCGTGGTCGAAATGTCGGGGATGGCCGAACACTGCGACTTCACCACACAGGATTCGTCCTCCGACGAGGAAGGGCGCGTGTTGCGGCCGGACCTGGTGGTGCACCTGCCCGGAGGGCACAGCATCGTCGTGGATTCCAAGGCGCCGCTGGCGGCCTACCTGAAGGCGATGGATGCGTCGGGAGAAGCGGAACGCGAAGTCCACCTGCGCGCTCATGCGCAGAGCGTGCGGGATCATCTGAAGGCGCTGGGGGGAAAGGCGTACTGGGAGCGTGTTCAGCCCGGCCCGGAGTTTGTCGTGATGTTCCTGCCGGGCGAAGCGATTCTCGGCGCCGCACTCGGCAAGGATCCGGATCTGCTGGAGTACGGCGTGGATCACAAGGTGATCCCGGCCAGCCCCGCGACCCTGATTGCGCTCTTGCGTTCGGTCGCTTTCGGGTGGCGGCAGGAACGCGCCGCGGAGAGCGCGCGCGCGATTGCGGAACTGGGTCGCGAACTTCACGGGCGCATCGGTACGCTGGCCGCGCACTTCACCGACATGGGTCGCGCGCTGGGGAAGACCGTGGACACCTACAACCGCGCGGTCGGGTCGTTCGAAGCGCGCGTGTTGCCGGGCGCGAGACGGTTTCATGAACTGGGCGCGGTGGATTGTGCCGAAGTCGACTCTCCTCCTCCGCTCGACAGAGTCCCGCGCTCGCTTCGAGATCCGGCAGACCCGGCTGGTCCGGAGCGGATCTCCGAAGGCGAACCGGAGAACACGGAGATGAAGCCGTGA
- a CDS encoding sigma 54-interacting transcriptional regulator, with protein MVIAGITESGILRDRIQETLVRGEFAIAAEALKELLTDHDITEDARHDALLQLALCHAILADRAGFRETSDDLVRRIDRDGVAGVALDAMTGWDASHGGDPEECVRACTESLARLRALGTDRWIPETARWLGHALQSQGRTRPAIQAMYESLGAAERLGEARNIALAKLGLARIHRIRAHYAEALALRLEAYEGFAELGAPSMVARIALDISVVARLTGDLSAAQEYSGRAVALAEESAWRGVLFCRISRARILFQLGRASEAEALWRSVLSDPDPETDPHATALAHEDLGDLLSHRKDYPGAADHYRQAWESVRETSPGGEVAGELAWRIGLNRLRLGEPADAERWVRKGLDICGSNGDTKEEALTIRAYGIVLCARGRRRAGHDRLRAALRRLRSIHVPFEVGRTLLEIARALGEENRPDRARRCLASAGEVLGELNSPLGAALLEAATRSAEEEDPASLTLHERVTEDILELHDLKEEPVDRTTPMARTALAIPWRSRRFRSALDRACHYAKSSRPVLILGESGAGKTSFAEILHRSGSSPEEPFLVVNCASLPETLQESELFGHVRGAFTGAEAEKPGLIRAARSGTVFLDEIDKASSSMQANLLHVLDRHEVRPVGGHRSFPANARFVFATNRNLHELAMHGEFLPDLAYRLGGLCVAVPALRERREDFDLLLALALRVVRSTEGSPPREISVEGRNLLSTYSWPGNIRELFSLIHSAALLTPDSRTEIGTKEIEYAAGSTRFSGHLNQAQSPEDLPARLTTYEKEEILQALRLDGGSQHRAARRLGISRRSLNKRLHRFGLLDQIREEGLTRGGFRERGKVYVTGGGGLE; from the coding sequence ATGGTTATAGCCGGCATCACGGAGTCCGGGATCCTGCGGGACCGGATTCAAGAAACGCTTGTCCGGGGCGAGTTCGCCATCGCGGCAGAAGCCCTGAAGGAACTCCTTACAGACCACGACATCACGGAAGACGCTCGACACGACGCACTGCTCCAACTGGCGCTGTGCCATGCCATTCTTGCGGACCGCGCAGGATTCCGGGAGACGAGCGATGACCTCGTCCGGAGGATCGACCGCGACGGAGTGGCGGGTGTCGCCCTGGACGCCATGACGGGCTGGGATGCAAGCCACGGCGGAGATCCCGAAGAGTGCGTCCGGGCTTGCACCGAAAGCCTCGCAAGACTCCGCGCCCTGGGAACCGACCGGTGGATTCCGGAGACGGCCCGCTGGCTGGGGCATGCGCTTCAGTCGCAGGGGCGGACCCGGCCGGCCATTCAAGCCATGTACGAGTCGCTCGGGGCTGCGGAACGACTCGGCGAAGCGCGGAATATCGCGCTGGCCAAGCTGGGACTCGCACGCATCCACCGTATCCGCGCGCACTACGCGGAAGCGCTCGCACTTCGCCTGGAGGCTTATGAGGGCTTCGCGGAGTTGGGGGCACCGTCCATGGTGGCCCGGATCGCGCTCGACATTTCGGTGGTGGCGCGTCTGACCGGAGACCTCTCCGCCGCGCAGGAGTACAGCGGGCGCGCCGTGGCACTGGCAGAGGAGTCGGCGTGGCGCGGCGTTCTCTTCTGCCGCATTTCCCGTGCACGGATCCTGTTCCAGCTCGGAAGAGCCTCCGAGGCGGAGGCCCTCTGGAGATCCGTACTCTCGGACCCGGATCCGGAAACCGACCCGCACGCCACAGCCCTCGCGCATGAAGACCTGGGAGACCTGCTCTCGCATCGGAAGGACTACCCGGGCGCTGCGGACCACTATCGGCAGGCGTGGGAGTCTGTGCGGGAGACCTCCCCCGGCGGGGAAGTCGCTGGAGAGCTGGCGTGGAGAATCGGGCTGAACCGACTCCGGCTTGGAGAGCCCGCCGACGCGGAGCGTTGGGTCCGCAAGGGACTGGACATCTGCGGAAGCAACGGGGACACCAAAGAGGAAGCGCTCACAATCCGCGCGTACGGAATCGTCCTGTGTGCGAGGGGGCGCCGCCGAGCGGGACACGACCGGTTGCGTGCGGCACTGCGTCGTCTGAGGAGCATTCATGTTCCGTTTGAGGTGGGACGGACACTCCTGGAGATCGCCCGGGCGCTGGGAGAAGAGAACCGGCCCGATCGTGCCCGGCGCTGCCTGGCATCCGCCGGAGAGGTGCTGGGAGAGCTCAACAGCCCGCTGGGAGCCGCGCTCCTTGAGGCGGCGACCCGGTCCGCCGAAGAGGAAGACCCGGCATCGCTGACGCTTCACGAAAGGGTGACAGAGGACATTCTGGAACTCCACGACCTCAAAGAAGAACCGGTGGACCGGACCACTCCGATGGCCCGGACGGCGCTGGCCATCCCGTGGCGTTCCCGTCGCTTCCGGTCCGCTCTGGACCGGGCGTGTCACTATGCGAAGAGCTCCAGGCCGGTGCTCATTCTGGGTGAAAGCGGCGCGGGGAAGACCTCCTTCGCGGAGATTCTCCACCGGTCCGGCAGTTCGCCGGAGGAACCGTTTCTGGTGGTGAACTGCGCATCTCTGCCGGAGACGCTCCAGGAGTCGGAACTGTTCGGCCATGTGCGCGGAGCCTTCACCGGAGCGGAAGCGGAGAAGCCCGGACTCATTCGGGCGGCCAGAAGCGGCACGGTCTTCCTCGACGAAATCGACAAGGCATCCTCCTCCATGCAGGCGAACCTCCTGCATGTGCTGGACCGGCACGAGGTCCGGCCCGTGGGAGGACACCGTTCATTCCCCGCGAACGCGCGCTTCGTCTTCGCGACGAATCGGAACCTCCACGAACTGGCGATGCATGGGGAGTTCCTCCCGGACCTCGCCTACCGCCTCGGTGGACTCTGCGTGGCGGTGCCCGCACTCAGGGAACGGAGGGAGGACTTCGATCTTCTTCTCGCGCTGGCCCTGCGCGTGGTCCGGAGCACCGAGGGCTCTCCCCCGAGGGAGATCTCCGTGGAGGGGAGAAACCTGCTTTCGACCTATTCCTGGCCGGGGAACATCCGGGAGCTGTTCAGCCTGATTCACTCGGCGGCGCTCCTCACCCCGGACAGCCGGACGGAGATCGGGACAAAGGAGATCGAATACGCCGCCGGATCCACCCGCTTCAGTGGGCACTTGAACCAGGCCCAGTCCCCGGAGGATCTCCCTGCGCGGCTTACCACTTACGAAAAGGAGGAGATCCTGCAAGCGCTCAGACTGGACGGAGGAAGTCAGCACCGGGCCGCGCGGAGGCTGGGGATTTCGCGGAGGTCCCTGAACAAGAGACTGCACCGCTTCGGACTGCTGGATCAGATCCGGGAGGAAGGCCTGACCCGTGGGGGGTTCCGCGAGCGTGGCAAGGTCTATGTCACTGGAGGAGGCGGCTTGGAGTAG
- the mobB gene encoding molybdopterin-guanine dinucleotide biosynthesis protein B — translation MMPTSPNSASVFPTPAGPVLAVCGWSGSGKTTLLDRVIPEITARGLSVAALKHDAHGLKVDPRGKDSDRLFRAGADVVLHAPGQSLIRRHAPAGGELPSVVAALLGEYDLVLVEGHKGTPLPKVWLRNEAGDDPPPEVTEILHDLPWDSDRPSAFLHLLDSWLPTAWRRPPVHAGVLIGGGSRRMGRPKHLLRVDGRTFVEHAVETLSPLVDGVVLLGSGDLPASCRELPCLPDPPGLGGPLSGILGALRWAPAATWMVVACDLPRIGPEAISWLLDQRAPGVHAVLPRRDAAGVEPLLALYDARVRVLLERLAAARCLAPSALAPHARVQTPIPPKAILGSWQNVNTPEDLARISRPHEADSGEISDSGAV, via the coding sequence ATGATGCCTACTTCACCGAATTCAGCCTCTGTCTTCCCGACTCCGGCGGGGCCGGTTCTCGCCGTCTGCGGGTGGAGCGGATCCGGGAAGACGACGCTTCTGGACCGCGTGATTCCGGAGATCACTGCTCGCGGGCTGTCCGTGGCGGCGCTCAAGCACGATGCCCACGGCCTGAAGGTGGATCCGCGGGGGAAGGACTCGGATCGCCTCTTCCGGGCGGGTGCCGATGTTGTCCTCCATGCGCCGGGCCAGTCGCTCATCCGTCGGCATGCTCCCGCCGGGGGAGAGCTGCCCTCGGTGGTGGCCGCGCTTCTCGGCGAGTACGACCTCGTCCTTGTGGAGGGGCACAAGGGAACTCCGCTGCCCAAGGTCTGGCTTCGGAATGAAGCCGGGGACGATCCTCCTCCGGAAGTCACGGAGATCCTCCACGATCTCCCATGGGACTCCGACCGGCCTTCCGCGTTCTTGCATCTGCTGGATTCGTGGCTTCCGACCGCCTGGCGGAGACCTCCCGTCCATGCCGGCGTGCTCATCGGTGGCGGCAGCCGAAGGATGGGGCGTCCCAAGCACCTCCTGCGCGTCGATGGGCGGACCTTCGTCGAACACGCGGTCGAGACGCTGTCTCCGCTGGTGGACGGGGTGGTCCTGCTCGGCAGCGGGGATCTCCCCGCTTCCTGCCGGGAATTGCCGTGTCTTCCGGACCCTCCCGGTCTCGGCGGACCGCTGTCAGGGATACTGGGCGCGCTCCGGTGGGCTCCGGCGGCCACCTGGATGGTCGTCGCCTGCGACCTCCCGAGGATCGGTCCGGAAGCCATCTCCTGGCTGCTGGACCAGCGTGCTCCCGGGGTCCATGCCGTGCTTCCCCGGCGGGATGCGGCGGGCGTCGAGCCGCTGCTTGCGCTGTATGACGCGCGGGTCCGGGTTCTGCTGGAGCGGCTGGCCGCCGCGCGCTGTCTGGCACCCTCCGCGCTGGCCCCCCACGCCCGGGTACAGACGCCCATTCCCCCGAAGGCCATTCTGGGATCGTGGCAGAATGTCAACACGCCGGAGGATCTGGCCCGCATATCCAGGCCGCACGAGGCGGATTCGGGCGAAATCAGCGATTCCGGGGCCGTTTAG